A DNA window from Desulfurobacterium atlanticum contains the following coding sequences:
- a CDS encoding BadF/BadG/BcrA/BcrD ATPase family protein produces the protein MYSVGIDIGSTTIKCVVIDENGKILFKSYERHEAKQGEKLLNLLFEIEKRFGKKFSLFMTGSGATIFSNILDVKFIQEVNAVSIAVEHYEADTRTVIELGGQDAKMIFWQEVKGKKRKITTMNDKCAGGTGATIDRIVSKLKIPVKKAVDVKYDPSKVYPVAAKCGVFAETDITGLQKCGVEPDSLLISLFDAIVLQNLTVLTRGYTVAPKVLLLGGPNTFFKGLQEAWRYHIENLWKEKSIPYSEKSVVIPENSQIFAALGAAIYGLKEPCIYNGTESLLSFLSKGEDELKRKTGVVGLLKNKEELEEFKKEVFRFSSRSVEYTSFSSEKIDVFIGIDGGSTSTKVVLIDKEKRVVEKAYTLSSGNPITDVKRLFKEIRERLKKKGIEVSVRGVGVTGYAKEMIKEIVSADVAVVETVAHTISALSFFNDIDVIVDVGGQDIKVIFMSNNTVKDFKLNTQCSAGNGYFLQTTAERFGFSVEEYADVAFRAKYVPDFNFGCAVFLEQDIVDFQRLGWEPHEIMAGLAKVLPKNIWLYVVQEPNLRKFGKRFLLQGGTQRNLAAVKAQYDFIKERVPDAEIFVHPLTGEAGAFGAAVEAMKTEKTVFPGFDVVENMEIDVKSDESTRCTFCSNRCVRTFIYFKNKLYIIAPCEKGSVETIDELKEKINELKEIKNKYPNMQEISAQLCFKEPTVDLISNKLSGITVGMPRVLNFYSIAPFFYGYFKSLGAKVIFSPYTTEEMIKKDLVGGAIDPCFPSKIALAHVVNLIRKKPDIIFFPKILTLQKMIPDSEDSKACPTVSGTPMVVKAALTKERNVFAEKGIKFVSPIIHFHDLDYLEFEMFETFREFGISKEENSKAVRGGLLALNKYYNTLKSMGKEILDRAEQEGKIVILALGRPYHNDPGINHGITGELQKKGYPIISVDSLPENRNISLSSVYKKSYSENTNRKLWAALYAASCPNMAVLDFSSFRCGPDAPTYRLIEKIMEESGTPYFTFHEIDENKPSGAIKIRVETIDYFLRQYEKNLLNSSRR, from the coding sequence ATGTATTCAGTCGGTATAGATATAGGTTCAACAACAATTAAGTGTGTGGTTATAGATGAGAACGGAAAAATTCTGTTCAAAAGTTATGAGAGGCATGAAGCAAAACAGGGAGAAAAACTTTTAAATCTTCTTTTTGAAATAGAGAAACGGTTTGGTAAGAAGTTTTCTCTTTTTATGACAGGAAGCGGTGCTACTATTTTTTCAAACATTCTGGATGTGAAATTCATTCAGGAAGTTAACGCTGTTAGTATAGCAGTTGAGCATTATGAAGCTGATACCAGAACCGTTATTGAGCTTGGCGGTCAGGATGCCAAAATGATTTTCTGGCAGGAGGTAAAAGGAAAAAAAAGAAAGATTACAACTATGAACGATAAGTGTGCTGGCGGAACCGGTGCAACGATAGATAGAATTGTTTCAAAGTTAAAAATACCTGTAAAAAAGGCTGTTGATGTTAAATATGACCCTTCAAAGGTTTATCCCGTTGCTGCAAAGTGCGGTGTTTTTGCTGAAACGGATATAACAGGATTGCAGAAGTGTGGAGTTGAGCCGGATTCTTTACTTATTTCCCTTTTTGATGCCATTGTGTTACAGAATTTAACCGTCCTAACAAGGGGATACACAGTTGCTCCAAAGGTTTTGCTTCTTGGTGGTCCAAATACATTTTTTAAAGGACTGCAGGAAGCATGGAGATACCATATAGAAAATCTCTGGAAAGAAAAATCTATACCCTATTCTGAAAAAAGTGTTGTTATTCCTGAAAATTCCCAGATTTTTGCAGCCCTTGGAGCGGCAATTTACGGATTAAAAGAACCATGTATTTATAATGGAACAGAGTCTCTTTTGTCTTTTCTTTCAAAGGGTGAGGATGAACTGAAGAGAAAGACAGGAGTTGTAGGACTTTTAAAGAATAAAGAGGAACTTGAAGAGTTTAAAAAGGAAGTTTTTCGGTTTAGTTCTCGCTCGGTTGAATATACTTCTTTTTCATCTGAAAAAATAGATGTTTTTATAGGGATAGACGGTGGTTCCACGTCAACAAAAGTTGTCCTGATAGATAAAGAAAAAAGGGTTGTGGAAAAGGCTTATACCCTCTCTTCTGGAAATCCTATAACAGATGTTAAGAGACTTTTTAAAGAGATAAGGGAAAGGTTAAAAAAGAAGGGAATTGAAGTTTCTGTTAGGGGTGTGGGTGTTACTGGATATGCCAAAGAGATGATTAAAGAGATTGTAAGTGCTGATGTGGCTGTGGTTGAGACGGTAGCACATACCATTTCTGCTCTTTCCTTCTTTAATGATATAGATGTGATTGTTGATGTAGGTGGTCAGGATATAAAGGTGATTTTTATGTCAAACAACACTGTAAAAGATTTTAAATTAAATACTCAGTGTTCAGCAGGTAACGGATATTTTCTTCAGACAACTGCTGAAAGGTTTGGATTTTCGGTTGAAGAGTATGCAGATGTGGCTTTCAGGGCAAAGTATGTTCCTGATTTTAATTTTGGATGTGCTGTTTTCCTTGAGCAGGATATTGTTGATTTCCAGCGTCTTGGCTGGGAGCCGCACGAGATAATGGCAGGACTTGCAAAGGTTTTACCCAAAAATATCTGGCTTTATGTGGTTCAGGAGCCGAACTTAAGAAAATTCGGAAAGAGATTCCTTTTACAGGGAGGAACCCAGAGAAACCTTGCAGCTGTAAAAGCCCAGTATGATTTTATAAAAGAGCGGGTTCCTGATGCTGAGATTTTTGTTCATCCTTTGACAGGGGAAGCCGGAGCTTTCGGGGCTGCTGTAGAAGCCATGAAGACAGAAAAAACGGTATTTCCCGGCTTTGATGTTGTAGAAAATATGGAGATAGATGTTAAAAGTGATGAATCTACCCGTTGCACGTTCTGTTCTAATAGATGTGTAAGAACGTTTATTTACTTTAAAAATAAGCTTTACATCATAGCACCCTGCGAAAAGGGAAGTGTTGAGACGATTGATGAACTGAAAGAGAAAATCAATGAGTTGAAGGAGATAAAGAACAAGTATCCCAATATGCAGGAAATTTCGGCACAGCTTTGTTTTAAAGAACCAACGGTAGATTTGATTTCAAATAAGTTAAGCGGAATAACCGTTGGAATGCCAAGGGTTTTAAACTTCTACTCTATTGCTCCCTTCTTTTACGGTTACTTTAAATCTCTCGGGGCAAAAGTAATTTTCTCTCCGTATACTACCGAAGAGATGATTAAAAAGGACCTTGTAGGCGGAGCCATAGACCCCTGTTTTCCGAGTAAAATAGCTCTTGCCCATGTTGTTAATCTTATAAGAAAAAAGCCAGATATTATATTTTTCCCGAAAATCTTAACCCTTCAAAAAATGATACCAGATTCTGAAGATTCAAAGGCGTGTCCTACTGTCTCTGGAACTCCTATGGTTGTTAAAGCTGCATTGACAAAAGAGAGGAATGTTTTTGCCGAAAAAGGTATAAAGTTTGTTTCTCCGATTATCCATTTTCACGATCTGGATTACCTTGAGTTTGAAATGTTTGAAACATTTAGAGAGTTTGGAATATCAAAAGAGGAGAACAGTAAAGCTGTAAGGGGAGGGTTGTTGGCACTTAATAAATATTACAACACTTTAAAAAGTATGGGGAAAGAGATTTTGGACAGAGCTGAGCAGGAAGGTAAGATTGTAATTCTTGCCCTTGGAAGGCCTTACCACAATGACCCGGGAATAAATCACGGGATTACAGGAGAACTTCAAAAGAAAGGTTATCCCATTATTTCAGTTGATTCACTTCCTGAAAACAGAAATATCTCTTTATCTTCTGTTTATAAGAAATCTTATAGTGAGAATACCAACAGAAAACTCTGGGCTGCACTTTATGCAGCATCCTGTCCAAACATGGCGGTTCTTGACTTTTCAAGTTTCAGGTGTGGTCCAGATGCCCCAACATACAGATTGATTGAAAAGATTATGGAGGAAAGTGGAACTCCGTATTTTACCTTCCATGAAATCGATGAGAATAAACCTTCAGGTGCCATAAAGATAAGGGTTGAGACGATAGATTACTTTCTCAGGCAGTATGAAAAGAATCTGCTTAACTCTTCTCGCCGGTAA
- a CDS encoding AEC family transporter, which translates to METIILNVIFPIYILIALGFIAGKAKKRLDTEGITFIVLYFLAPALVFSSFRKLHITVESFTYIAINGTVTIGSIWFIAFLFAKIFYKRRIPAFELSSSIMNIGYLGLPLIYVLFGENALGYAVTYMVLVTIIHFTIAVVALNPDSLKDGIVETLKIPLIYAVIFSFFFKNIPLPDGMEKMLKLMGDSTMPLMLITIGIKLSSIKMENLHTGISGALLRLIGGTFISFLTVKTFSCPELLKKTIFVQSTLPSAILNFVLCDRFKQDPDISASIIFFSTLISPVWLFIVVKFLLPLI; encoded by the coding sequence ATGGAAACAATAATACTGAATGTTATTTTCCCTATATACATACTAATAGCTCTCGGGTTTATTGCGGGAAAAGCCAAAAAAAGACTTGATACAGAAGGAATAACTTTTATTGTTCTCTACTTCCTCGCTCCTGCTCTTGTCTTTTCTTCTTTCAGGAAACTTCACATAACAGTAGAAAGTTTTACATATATAGCTATCAATGGAACAGTAACTATAGGTAGTATCTGGTTCATAGCTTTCCTGTTTGCAAAAATTTTCTATAAAAGGCGTATCCCTGCTTTTGAACTTTCGTCCTCAATAATGAATATCGGATATCTTGGACTTCCGCTTATTTATGTTCTTTTTGGAGAAAACGCTCTCGGATATGCGGTTACATACATGGTGCTTGTAACAATAATACATTTTACAATAGCAGTTGTAGCTCTCAATCCTGACAGCTTAAAAGATGGAATAGTTGAAACTTTAAAAATCCCGCTCATTTATGCAGTAATTTTTTCCTTCTTTTTTAAAAACATACCTTTACCAGACGGTATGGAAAAGATGTTAAAACTAATGGGAGATTCAACTATGCCGCTAATGCTTATAACAATAGGCATAAAACTTTCCAGCATAAAGATGGAAAATCTGCATACAGGCATTTCAGGTGCTTTACTAAGGCTTATAGGAGGAACCTTTATTTCATTTTTAACAGTTAAAACATTTTCCTGCCCTGAACTACTTAAAAAAACAATCTTTGTCCAATCAACGCTGCCATCAGCAATTTTAAATTTCGTCCTTTGCGATAGATTTAAACAGGACCCTGACATAAGTGCGTCAATTATATTTTTTTCAACGCTTATCTCACCTGTATGGCTTTTTATAGTTGTAAAATTCCTGCTTCCTTTAATATGA
- the lptB gene encoding LPS export ABC transporter ATP-binding protein — translation MNTSDLNVLSAVNLKKVYGSRTVVENVSLKVKEGEVVGLLGPNGAGKTTTFYCIIGLVKPEDGKVFIGEEEITNDPTYIRARKGLSYLPQEASIFRKLTVEENLIAVMEMHNYPKREIEKTTETLLEEFGIKHLRKNRADTLSGGERRRLEIARALTIKPKFLLLDEPFAGVDPIAVADIQNLIKELKKRDIGILITDHNVRETLRIIDRAYIISHGKVLAEGTPEEIISSEKVKKVYLGEHFVL, via the coding sequence ATGAACACTTCTGACCTGAATGTGCTTTCAGCAGTTAACCTTAAAAAAGTTTACGGAAGTAGAACAGTTGTTGAAAATGTTTCTCTTAAAGTAAAAGAAGGAGAGGTTGTAGGCTTGCTTGGGCCAAACGGTGCAGGAAAAACAACCACTTTTTATTGCATAATCGGACTTGTAAAACCTGAAGATGGAAAAGTTTTCATCGGAGAGGAAGAGATAACAAACGATCCAACATACATCCGTGCAAGGAAAGGTTTATCATACCTTCCACAGGAAGCTTCAATTTTCAGAAAGCTTACTGTTGAAGAGAATCTTATTGCCGTAATGGAGATGCACAACTACCCAAAAAGAGAGATAGAGAAAACAACAGAAACACTGCTTGAAGAGTTTGGAATAAAACATTTAAGAAAAAATCGGGCAGATACCCTTTCAGGAGGAGAAAGAAGAAGGCTTGAAATAGCAAGAGCTTTAACAATAAAGCCGAAATTTCTTCTTCTTGATGAACCATTTGCAGGAGTCGATCCCATAGCTGTTGCAGATATTCAAAATCTTATAAAAGAGTTGAAAAAAAGAGACATCGGTATTTTAATAACAGACCATAATGTAAGAGAAACTCTGAGAATTATAGATAGAGCTTACATTATAAGCCATGGAAAAGTGCTTGCAGAAGGAACACCTGAAGAGATAATATCTTCAGAGAAAGTCAAGAAAGTTTACCTTGGAGAACATTTTGTTTTATAA
- the lptA gene encoding lipopolysaccharide transport periplasmic protein LptA, giving the protein MKKLIILFITAVSLTLNVYGKTAKNENFPLIVEARQLTYDKNKQIATYIGNVIVEKGDLTIKGDKLYLYFDKTGKVVEKAVMVGNVTFRWKQGSGKCDELEYFPGQEKVILKGNAQLKQGKNVIIGDRIVAFRNGNVTVEGIKQKVKTIIYPEETEK; this is encoded by the coding sequence ATGAAAAAACTGATAATACTTTTTATCACTGCCGTTTCATTGACACTTAATGTTTACGGAAAAACAGCTAAAAATGAAAATTTCCCGCTTATTGTTGAAGCAAGACAGCTTACCTACGACAAAAATAAACAGATAGCCACATACATCGGGAACGTTATTGTTGAGAAAGGCGACCTGACAATAAAAGGAGACAAACTATACCTTTACTTTGATAAAACCGGAAAGGTTGTTGAAAAAGCGGTAATGGTTGGTAATGTTACATTTAGATGGAAGCAGGGAAGTGGTAAATGCGATGAACTTGAATACTTTCCTGGACAGGAAAAAGTGATACTGAAAGGAAACGCCCAGTTAAAACAGGGAAAAAATGTGATCATAGGAGATAGAATCGTAGCATTTAGAAACGGAAATGTAACAGTTGAAGGGATAAAACAGAAGGTCAAAACCATAATCTATCCAGAGGAAACAGAAAAATGA
- the lptC gene encoding LPS export ABC transporter periplasmic protein LptC codes for MREKLFKLALLLLLIGLLPLLYFTLKSEPYPKKELKRYKEQTVEKFTFTELSKKGEKWTLKSPKASFKGKDVVILEDPIFKIFSSNSTIYAKKATYNQKENITILKNIKLESRDFIAKTTEGIFNGKTEIFKSITPCIIDFKNGYTIKGNQCLINLRNGKVIIKQGVSTVIGEAFKEGEKR; via the coding sequence GTGAGAGAAAAACTCTTTAAATTAGCCCTTTTGCTTCTGCTTATAGGCTTACTGCCCTTACTTTACTTCACTCTTAAAAGTGAACCTTACCCTAAAAAAGAGCTTAAAAGATATAAGGAACAAACTGTTGAGAAATTTACATTTACAGAACTATCAAAAAAAGGAGAAAAATGGACATTAAAATCTCCAAAAGCTTCTTTTAAAGGAAAAGATGTGGTAATTCTTGAAGATCCCATTTTTAAAATATTCTCAAGCAACTCTACAATATACGCAAAAAAAGCAACATACAATCAAAAAGAAAATATAACAATTTTAAAAAACATAAAACTTGAAAGTAGAGACTTTATAGCTAAAACCACAGAAGGCATTTTCAACGGAAAAACAGAAATTTTCAAATCAATAACTCCATGTATTATAGATTTTAAAAACGGCTACACTATAAAAGGCAATCAGTGCCTTATAAATTTAAGAAACGGAAAAGTTATAATTAAGCAAGGGGTTTCAACAGTAATTGGAGAAGCATTTAAAGAAGGAGAGAAAAGATGA
- a CDS encoding KdsC family phosphatase: protein MDIKLIVLDVDGVMTDGSIYYDSEGREYKRFNVKDGFAIKYAIQKSITFAVITGRISSMVEKRCGELGINYVFQNVEDKVKVCDELVEKLGITYYQVAYMGDDIPDLPLLKKVGFSGAPIDAVRKVKKEVDFVSVYPGGKGAVREFIERIIGEIE from the coding sequence ATGGATATTAAGCTTATAGTTCTTGATGTTGATGGTGTAATGACCGATGGTTCTATATATTACGATAGTGAAGGCAGAGAGTATAAAAGATTCAACGTAAAAGACGGATTTGCAATAAAATACGCCATACAAAAAAGCATAACTTTTGCTGTAATAACAGGACGTATCTCCTCAATGGTTGAAAAAAGATGCGGCGAATTGGGAATAAATTATGTGTTTCAAAATGTAGAAGACAAAGTAAAAGTGTGCGATGAACTGGTAGAAAAGTTAGGAATAACCTACTATCAGGTTGCCTATATGGGCGATGACATTCCAGACCTCCCTCTTCTTAAAAAAGTTGGATTTTCAGGAGCACCAATAGACGCTGTAAGGAAAGTAAAAAAAGAAGTTGACTTTGTAAGCGTATATCCCGGTGGCAAAGGAGCAGTAAGAGAATTTATAGAGAGAATAATAGGTGAGATAGAGTGA
- a CDS encoding KpsF/GutQ family sugar-phosphate isomerase, whose amino-acid sequence MENRKRRIVETAKKVLEEEGKAIISLKEKIGENFSKAVNLLLTTRGRVVLTGMGKSGLICKKIAATLSSTGTPAFFLHPADAIHGDLGMLKGDDTVIAISNSGETKEVLNIIPVIKSFGIPIIAITNDPTSSLAKLADISLYLGIEREACPLGLAPMTTTTATLALGDAIAAALMVEKGFKSEDFARYHPGGKLGIRLSKVKELMRKGEDVPVVSPETSIKDAIYEISSKKVGATLVVENGKLVGILTDGDLRRFFEKDGNIKAPVRDAMTISPKTIEEEEFAEKAIEKMEKYKITVLPVVDQKGNLKGIIHLHDILGRRF is encoded by the coding sequence GTGGAAAATAGAAAAAGAAGAATAGTTGAAACAGCGAAAAAGGTGCTTGAAGAAGAAGGAAAAGCAATAATATCCCTTAAAGAGAAAATAGGTGAGAACTTTTCAAAAGCAGTAAACTTACTTTTAACTACCAGGGGGAGAGTTGTATTAACAGGTATGGGTAAATCTGGACTTATATGTAAAAAAATAGCAGCAACACTCTCAAGCACAGGGACACCAGCATTCTTTCTTCATCCAGCAGATGCAATTCACGGAGACCTTGGAATGCTAAAAGGTGATGATACGGTAATAGCCATTTCAAATAGCGGAGAAACTAAAGAGGTTTTAAATATCATTCCAGTAATCAAAAGTTTTGGAATTCCTATAATAGCAATAACAAATGACCCAACATCATCACTTGCAAAGCTTGCTGATATTTCTCTTTATCTTGGAATTGAAAGGGAAGCATGTCCACTCGGTCTTGCTCCAATGACAACAACAACAGCCACCCTTGCGCTTGGAGATGCAATTGCAGCAGCTTTAATGGTTGAAAAAGGCTTTAAAAGTGAAGATTTTGCCAGATACCACCCTGGCGGCAAACTGGGCATAAGACTTTCAAAGGTAAAAGAACTTATGAGAAAGGGAGAAGATGTTCCTGTAGTATCTCCTGAAACATCAATAAAAGATGCCATATATGAGATATCCTCCAAAAAAGTGGGAGCAACACTTGTAGTGGAAAACGGAAAACTTGTAGGTATATTGACAGATGGCGATTTAAGAAGATTTTTTGAAAAGGACGGAAACATTAAAGCTCCTGTAAGAGATGCTATGACCATATCGCCAAAAACTATTGAAGAGGAGGAGTTTGCAGAAAAAGCGATAGAAAAGATGGAAAAGTATAAAATAACAGTTCTACCAGTAGTGGACCAGAAAGGAAATCTTAAAGGAATAATTCACCTTCACGATATTTTAGGCAGGAGGTTTTAA
- the rpoN gene encoding RNA polymerase factor sigma-54, with translation MDIKPLLQQKLTVELKLTPALMHSMELLQLPIIELENALKDEIETNPVIEIEEQEEDSVVSVDKEGSESVWDFVVDGGNLVFIDDSETFDPLSIKPSPVSLRDRLLKQASLEFDGKDFEIAKFIIDNLDTTGFLKIPFSEIASEFGVSTEQVESVRKKILRFDPVGCAAKDIIECFKVQAEEIGAPEKFVKAIEYIDELRKGSSFFVKKTGFSEKELEEFLSLLRHLDPQPGSDTETVRIVPDLFVGLRDGKPEVKVLKTKMFNFRLNTAYLKTADTKELKKYLMEKYQRALNLKKAIDQRNQTLKSIGEVVFSHQIEFLKKGEKYIKPLGYKDVAEKLSIHESTVSRAVKDKFVETPFGVYPFKVFFKRAVSGTSSDRIKELIKEIIESEDKRKPFSDLKISQILKEKGVKVARRTVAKYREEMGIPGAFERRER, from the coding sequence ATGGATATAAAACCGTTACTTCAGCAAAAGTTGACAGTTGAGCTTAAGTTAACTCCGGCTCTTATGCACAGTATGGAGTTATTACAACTTCCTATTATTGAACTTGAAAACGCTTTAAAAGATGAAATAGAAACAAATCCTGTTATTGAAATTGAAGAACAGGAAGAAGATTCAGTGGTCAGTGTAGATAAAGAAGGTTCAGAAAGTGTATGGGATTTTGTTGTTGATGGGGGAAATCTTGTTTTTATTGATGATTCAGAAACTTTTGATCCTCTTTCAATAAAGCCCTCTCCTGTTTCTTTAAGGGATAGACTGCTTAAGCAGGCTTCTCTTGAGTTTGATGGTAAAGATTTTGAGATTGCGAAGTTTATTATAGATAACCTTGATACGACCGGTTTTTTAAAAATTCCTTTTTCAGAAATTGCTTCAGAATTTGGTGTTTCTACTGAACAGGTTGAGAGTGTCAGGAAAAAAATATTGCGATTTGATCCTGTCGGTTGTGCTGCAAAAGATATTATTGAGTGTTTTAAAGTTCAGGCGGAAGAGATTGGTGCTCCTGAAAAATTTGTAAAAGCTATTGAGTATATTGATGAATTAAGGAAAGGAAGCTCCTTTTTTGTGAAAAAAACCGGATTTTCAGAAAAAGAGCTTGAGGAGTTTCTTTCTCTTTTAAGACATTTAGACCCTCAGCCTGGAAGTGATACTGAGACTGTAAGGATAGTGCCAGACCTTTTTGTTGGATTAAGGGATGGTAAGCCAGAAGTAAAGGTTTTAAAAACAAAAATGTTTAATTTCAGGTTAAACACCGCTTATCTTAAAACGGCAGATACTAAAGAACTTAAAAAATATCTTATGGAGAAATATCAGAGGGCTTTAAACCTAAAGAAAGCCATAGACCAGAGAAATCAAACATTAAAATCTATTGGAGAGGTAGTTTTTTCTCACCAGATAGAGTTTCTTAAAAAAGGGGAGAAATACATTAAACCCCTTGGATATAAAGATGTGGCTGAAAAACTTTCTATTCATGAATCAACAGTCAGCAGAGCTGTTAAAGATAAGTTTGTTGAGACACCTTTCGGTGTCTATCCTTTTAAGGTCTTCTTTAAAAGAGCTGTTTCAGGGACAAGTTCTGACAGAATAAAAGAGTTAATAAAAGAGATAATAGAGAGTGAGGATAAAAGGAAGCCATTTAGTGACCTGAAGATTTCTCAGATTTTGAAAGAAAAAGGTGTGAAAGTTGCAAGAAGGACTGTGGCTAAATACAGGGAAGAGATGGGAATACCCGGAGCTTTTGAAAGGAGAGAGAGATGA